The following are encoded together in the Populus trichocarpa isolate Nisqually-1 chromosome 5, P.trichocarpa_v4.1, whole genome shotgun sequence genome:
- the LOC7460983 gene encoding gibberellin 20 oxidase 2, whose product MPRRFVWPKQDLVGAHQELTEPVVDLEGFFRGDEEAIKQASDIIKAACLQHGFFQVINHGVDLNLISLAHDHMHNFFKLPTCDKLRVRRMPGSIWGYSSGHADRYLSKLPWKETLSFGYNENCPNPIGIDFFKSTLGKDFEQTGLVYLKYCEAMKGLSLSIMELLAISLGVDRGYYKSFFEDGCSIMRCNFYPPCQEPGLILGTGPHRDPTSLTILHQDQVGGLEVFSDNVWQTVRPRQSALVINIGDTFMALSNGTYKSCLHRAVVNKYEERRSLAFFLCPKEDKVVRPPLDLVCNQGRRMYPDFTWSDLLHFTQKYYRADDATLQNFTKWIISPKSASL is encoded by the exons ATGCCAAGAAGATTTGTTTGGCCAAAACAAGACTTAGTTGGTGCTCATCAAGAGCTCACGGAGCCAGTCGTGGACCTTGAGGGTTTCTTTAGAGGTGACGAGGAGGCAATAAAGCAGGCTTCTGATATCATTAAGGCTGCTTGCTTGCAACATGGTTTTTTCCAAGTGATCAATCATGGAGTTGATCTCAATCTCATTAGTCTCGCCCATGATCACATGCATAATTTCTTTAAGCTTCCAACTTGCGATAAACTAAGGGTTCGGAGGATGCCAGGTAGCATTTGGGGGTATTCTAGTGGACATGCTGATCGGTATTTGTCTAAATTGCCATGGAAAGAGACGTTATCTTTTGGCTACAATGAAAACTGTCCGAATCCTATCGGGATAGACTTTTTCAAGTCTACCTTAGGGAAGGATTTTGAACAAACAGG CTTGGTCTATCTAAAATATTGTGAGGCTATGAAGGGTTTGTCCCTCTCCATAATGGAACTATTGGCAATCAGCTTGGGAGTTGATCGAGGGTATtacaaaagtttttttgaaGATGGTTGCTCTATAATGAGATGTAACTTCTACCCTCCTTGTCAAGAGCCAGGTCTTATTCTAGGCACTGGACCTCATCGTGATCCCACATCGCTAACCATACTTCACCAAGATCAAGTCGGAGGTCTAGAAGTTTTTTCAGACAACGTATGGCAGACGGTTCGTCCCCGTCAAAGTGCCCTTGTTATTAACATTGGCGATACCTTTATG GCCTTATCGAATGGGACCTACAAGAGCTGCCTGCACAGGGCTGTGGTCAACAAGTACGAGGAGAGGAGATCGTTGGCATTCTTTCTTTGCCCAAAAGAAGACAAGGTGGTGAGACCACCACTGGATCTTGTGTGCAATCAAGGGAGAAGGATGTACCCAGACTTTACATGGTCGGATTTGCTCCATTTCACACAGAAGTACTACAGAGCTGATGATGCTACCCTTCAGAACTTCACCAAATGGATCATTTCTCCAAAATCAGCAAGCCTCTAA